ATCGGGCAAAGCGTCGTCGCCACCGCCGCAGCCAGCCAGCAAATGGGTGCCCAGTGCCGCCGCGCCGTATTTCAGCAGCTGGCGGCGCTCCAGCCGGTGGGGTAGTGTGTTGGCGCCCATGGAATGCTCCTGTTCTTGTGGTCCGTCGCTCAGTGTAGGTGGGGGCTGGGCTGGCGTCTGGCCTGTCTTTTGACGCAGCGTCCCAACTGTGCTCGTGGCGTCCCGGCGCCTCGTGTCCATCGCCATAGGCCCGGCAAAACTCTGCGCCACGAAGGTGAAAACGCAGAGGCGGGACGGTAGTCCGGCCAAGCCGGGATGGGGCACGAGGATTGTCTTTTTAAAAGACAATTGTCTGATTATTGGGCAATAAACGTCTGTTTTCAAGGCATTTTGTGCTGGAACTGTCGTTATTGCGGCGCTTCGGGCTTGGCATGGCTTGTGCATGCACATGGGCATTCCATACAGGAGGCTCCCTCATGCAACGTCGTACCCTGGTCGCCCTGGCCGCACTTGCCACCGCCGTCGGTCTGCCGGCATTCAGCCAGTCCAAGGACATCCGCATAGCGCATGTCTACAGCAAGACCGGCCCGCTGGAGGCCTATGGCAAGCAGACGCAAACCGGGTTGATGATGGGCTTGAACTACGCCACGCAGGGCAGCATGAGCATAGACGGGCGCAAGATCGTGGTCATCGAGAAGGACGACCAGGGCAAGCCTGACGTGGGCAAGAGTCTGCTGGCCGCGGCCTACGCCGATGACAAGGTGGACCTGGCCGTGGGCCCGACGAGCTCGGGCGTGGCGCTGGCCATGCTGCCGGTGGCCGAGGAATACAAGAAGATCCTGCTGGTCGAGCCCGCCGTGGCCGACGCCATCACCGGCGACAAGTGGAACAAGTACATCTTCCGCACCGGGCGCAACTCCAGCCAGGACGCGATCAGCAACGCGGTGGCGATGGACAAGGACGGCGTGTCGGTGGCCACGCTGGCGCAGGACTACGCCTTTGGGCGCGACGGCGTGAAGGCCTTCAAGGACGCGCTCAAGCACGCAAAAATAGTGCATGAGGAATACCTGCCGCAGACCACCACCGACTTCACCGCCGGCATCCAGCGCCTGGTGGACGTGCTCAAGGACAAGCCGGGGCGCAAGGCCATCGAGGTGATCTGGGCCGGCGGCACGCCGCCCTTCAACGCCCTGGCCGCGCAGGACCTGAAGAAGCGCTACGGCATCGAGGTGTTCACCGGCGGCAACATCCTGCCGGCCATGGCCGCCTACAAGAACTTCCCGGGCATGGAGGGTGCGACCTACTACTACTTCGGCATCCCGAAGAACCCGGTGAACGACGCCATGGTCGCCATGCACTACAAGGAATTCAAGAGCCCGCCGGACTTCTTCACCGCCGGCGGTTTCTCGGCCGCCATGGCCATCGTCACCGCGCTGAAGAAGACCGGCGGCGACACCGCTACCAACAAGCTCATCAAGACCATGGAAGGCATGAGCTTCGAGACGCCCAAGGGCACCATGACCTTCCGGCGCGAAGACCACCAGGCCATGCAGAGCATGTACCACTTCCGCATCAAGGACGACCCGGCCTTCGCCTGGGGCGTGCCCGAGCTGGTGCGCGAGATCAAGCCTGAAGAGATGCAGGTGCCCATCCGCAACAAGCGCTGATGCCTTGCTCTCTCCCCCTTCGGGGGGAGGGCCGGGGTGGGGGCAGCCGCGCCTCTCTGCATCCCGCCACGTCACCGCGCCGACCGGCCGAACGCCCCCATCCCAACCTTCCCCCAGCGGGGGAAGGAGTCCACTGTCCTGCTGCCTTTCATGCTCGAAACCCAAGACCTCACCATCCGCTTTGGCGGCCATGTGGCCGTCAACGCGGTGAGCTGCGCGTTCGCGCCGGGCACGCTTACGGCCATCGTCGGACCCAATGGCGCGGGCAAGACGACCTATTTCAACCTGATCTCGGGCCAGCTCAAGGCCAGCAGCGGCAGCGTGCACCTGAACGGGCGCGAGCTCGGCGGCCTGCCCGCTGCCGAGCGCGCCCGCGCCGGCCTGGGCCGCGCCTTCCAGCTGACCAACTTGTTTCCCAAGCTGCCGGTGCTGGAGAACGTGCGCCTGGCGGTGCAGGCCATGCGCCCCGGGGCGCACCGCCGCGGGCTGAACCTGTGGAGCATCTGGAGCGACCACCGCCAGCTCACCGCGCGCGCCGAAGACATCCTGCGCACCGTGGCGCTGTGGGAGCGGCGCGACGATGCCGCCGCCAGCCTGCCGCACGGCGACCAGCGCAAGCTGGAGGTGGCGCTGCTGATGGCGCTGGAGCCGCAGGTCTACATGTTCGACGAACCCACGGCCGGCATGGGCCACGACGAGGCGCCGGTGATCCTGAACCTGATCCGCGAGCTGAAAAAGGACAAGAGCAAGACCATCCTGCTGGTGGAGCACAAGATGGACGTGGTGCGCGAGCTGGCCGACCGCATCATCGTGCTGACCAATGGCCAGCTCGTGGCCGACGGCGAGCCGGCCGAGGTGATTGCCTCGCCCGTGGTGCAGCAGGCCTACCTGGGCGTGGGCGCCGACGGGGAGGAG
This portion of the Comamonas flocculans genome encodes:
- a CDS encoding substrate-binding domain-containing protein, whose translation is MQRRTLVALAALATAVGLPAFSQSKDIRIAHVYSKTGPLEAYGKQTQTGLMMGLNYATQGSMSIDGRKIVVIEKDDQGKPDVGKSLLAAAYADDKVDLAVGPTSSGVALAMLPVAEEYKKILLVEPAVADAITGDKWNKYIFRTGRNSSQDAISNAVAMDKDGVSVATLAQDYAFGRDGVKAFKDALKHAKIVHEEYLPQTTTDFTAGIQRLVDVLKDKPGRKAIEVIWAGGTPPFNALAAQDLKKRYGIEVFTGGNILPAMAAYKNFPGMEGATYYYFGIPKNPVNDAMVAMHYKEFKSPPDFFTAGGFSAAMAIVTALKKTGGDTATNKLIKTMEGMSFETPKGTMTFRREDHQAMQSMYHFRIKDDPAFAWGVPELVREIKPEEMQVPIRNKR
- a CDS encoding ABC transporter ATP-binding protein, with product MLETQDLTIRFGGHVAVNAVSCAFAPGTLTAIVGPNGAGKTTYFNLISGQLKASSGSVHLNGRELGGLPAAERARAGLGRAFQLTNLFPKLPVLENVRLAVQAMRPGAHRRGLNLWSIWSDHRQLTARAEDILRTVALWERRDDAAASLPHGDQRKLEVALLMALEPQVYMFDEPTAGMGHDEAPVILNLIRELKKDKSKTILLVEHKMDVVRELADRIIVLTNGQLVADGEPAEVIASPVVQQAYLGVGADGEEAA